The Flavobacteriaceae bacterium 3519-10 genome includes a window with the following:
- a CDS encoding CHU large protein; uncharacterized, with the protein MMNRNLLPLRDALRCTLISAPSKIQIFSVKAPYRTVLKSLLTIFLMLCSLGVSGQTTIFSENIGTPSGTTLIPAYSTGTAPATFQNKGTLSYSGDSDVRTSSPSSAYTGASANGNVFITNASNRYFTIYGINSSGYTGLSLSFGLLKSTAVTTPLTSVQFIVEVATDYNSTTNTGTFTALNFPTITTGATWSLITPTGTIPASSTLAIRFRQNQTTAQVRIDDVKLIGTAPTGKTSNCSVCSWNDPNAWLPVGVPTATDNVTIRATDIIYSNNAALLRTAATYVNGSFQIENGFSIDNASTNFNYGPAGTLIFKTTGPYGVSSNDEYWPYTNGPVNVRVLQGGFTLNSGVTRIVTGNLETAAGISMAVGENLTINGTATINTAGFFSSTPTFGPTSTLEYKNQGGYNVGNEWTGNATAPGLGVPKNVNLVSATINIPNFSHGLAGNLNIDSNSTLNLNSSSGDLFIAGNWTKAGTFSPNSRAVFFNGTTAQTITGPTTFDYLTINNTAGVTLASSITNNYSLDFINGKLTLGTNDLTIGPGGTIANAAAAKYVVTNSTGQLKRTVGNGSVLFPVGNAAYNPITFNNSGTSDLYGVRVVDAAPAGANPAKTVNRQWVTTEDVAGGSNLSVMAQYNIAEIGNGFAAANNPFIGIYNGTSYSQQVAANVTTSDPATATSTTNLTPTDLTTGTKYFAIGKDNGLVSVPTKFVISNITPASPVAGSGFSATVTAQDAYNSASLISSASSFNLTTNGNAGAIAGTTSGTIAAGNNSVVVSGIILPNPGTSVTLTATNSSGLTLASGTSAPFTVLGVATKLKFVSVPGTGTVGSNLASFKVEAQRADNSVDTNFTGSVTITKTTGPGNILGTLTKTAVAGVATFNDIQFDAPGTYTITTTSGSLASDTSGNIVIAPNPANAFFRSNATVGNWNVPGNWESSNDGITWNNATLFPTSAANTVTIRNENTITIASDVTLDQLIIEDKGTLSVNVNSGKLNINDGVGIDIDIKSGGVLQVFSTASASNISYSEKIKFISSASMNVSGKIVVGNGNNFMGGRYGEFGYASAAQIIWNNSAVLEWNTGGSSPEVSGKVYFPDVPSTTVPVFRITKSNAGFNGDSNLIVNGIFQLSGTDVTFAQNGLRTFRNGIVCFGTCKMSISGVSGAWQIGDGTEPVSAELGGSTGNLTLTNSNGITLLNKSSTTLTSTIKMGISTKFTVETGAVLNFGFDSSGNALNLERAGVANLTAFEAKSGSTLKITSPAGISNVAGDYTGNVQVGSTAENRIFSPDATFHYIGKANAAQVSLNGVDQISGNGLPSGASDKNIIIDLDTTNPAQDNVSFKAIGIYKFTSAGLLKIIKGKVIDEIGNGFADGAFADGNLTMTGGRYRISRAGLQPSLGGIYDLTGGVIELATSSTGIQIRTGALSNLKEYYKIEASGMNIEPSGKNLLVNHTTTVTNTGILTIPASPDNSSPNVVTSKRGVTILGNGILSLENNAQLMQDEDAVNTGNITARRTATIPISTFNQYAYWSSPVNSQNFRDIFPAYPTTALYYNESNDKFYTSSGVYIAGRGLAVRNPIIATGTATNLSALFTGVPFVGNLPYNLAFTDSSHGYNLVGNPYPSNLDLDLLYSNSTDIESTFRFWDNTSNVQQSQLGSGYQGYSYAIYNAASGTGLPSPGTGVGATNNVGKVPNNIVKVGQGFLTRAKTNVAKLNFKNDQRITAQTKAQFFGKNSADSIRDRYLIELVTPANLVISNAVVYFGNGNNDLAADDSKLVSGMSDALFTNAGDEKVVINGRNTFQDNDVLEVGNRYFADGVYQIRLGTTEGTFANGQHIYLKDKQTGTVTDLSEGNYTFMANAGVSTGRFEIIYRPETVLATDGNNVENLVVYRDGNNFVVKATDAKIDAIDIYDAVGRLIRRLEPRSTTALIDASTFVNGSYILKIDQGNLSTVKKILK; encoded by the coding sequence TTGATGAATAGAAATTTACTGCCTTTGCGCGATGCACTTCGGTGTACGCTCATCTCTGCGCCTTCGAAAATTCAAATTTTTTCTGTTAAAGCCCCATACCGAACGGTTTTAAAATCGCTCCTCACTATATTTTTAATGCTTTGCTCCTTGGGAGTTTCGGGGCAGACAACAATATTTTCTGAAAATATAGGAACTCCTTCTGGAACAACGCTTATACCAGCATACTCGACGGGTACAGCACCTGCAACTTTTCAAAACAAAGGAACACTTTCCTATTCTGGAGATTCCGATGTTAGAACTTCAAGTCCAAGTTCCGCATATACTGGAGCTTCAGCAAATGGCAATGTTTTTATAACAAATGCATCAAACAGATATTTTACTATTTATGGTATCAATAGTAGTGGTTATACGGGTTTGAGCTTAAGTTTTGGTTTGTTAAAATCGACAGCAGTAACGACACCACTCACAAGTGTACAATTTATTGTAGAAGTTGCAACGGATTATAATTCAACTACTAATACTGGAACATTTACTGCTTTAAATTTTCCTACTATAACTACAGGTGCTACATGGTCTTTAATAACTCCAACAGGAACAATACCTGCATCTTCAACTTTGGCGATTAGATTTCGACAAAATCAAACAACCGCTCAAGTAAGGATTGATGATGTAAAATTAATTGGAACGGCTCCTACTGGAAAAACTTCAAACTGCTCTGTCTGCAGTTGGAATGATCCGAATGCCTGGTTGCCGGTTGGGGTTCCTACTGCAACCGATAATGTTACGATTCGAGCAACAGATATTATATACAGTAATAATGCAGCATTACTTCGAACTGCAGCCACCTACGTCAACGGAAGTTTCCAAATAGAAAACGGCTTTTCTATTGACAATGCCTCTACTAATTTCAACTACGGTCCGGCGGGCACTTTAATATTTAAAACTACTGGTCCATATGGCGTTAGCAGTAATGACGAATATTGGCCCTACACGAACGGTCCCGTTAATGTGCGGGTCCTACAGGGTGGCTTTACTCTGAATTCTGGTGTCACAAGAATTGTTACAGGAAATCTGGAAACAGCTGCGGGCATCAGTATGGCTGTTGGTGAAAATTTGACGATTAACGGAACTGCAACTATTAACACTGCGGGATTTTTTAGTTCAACACCCACGTTTGGACCCACGTCCACCTTGGAATATAAAAATCAAGGCGGTTACAATGTAGGGAACGAATGGACCGGGAATGCAACAGCTCCCGGTCTTGGCGTTCCGAAAAATGTGAATTTAGTTTCCGCTACCATCAATATTCCTAACTTTAGCCACGGCTTAGCCGGAAATTTAAATATAGATTCGAACAGTACGTTAAATCTTAATAGCAGTTCAGGCGATTTGTTCATTGCGGGGAACTGGACGAAAGCCGGGACTTTTAGCCCAAACAGCAGAGCCGTCTTTTTTAACGGAACTACCGCACAAACTATTACAGGGCCAACTACCTTTGATTATCTGACGATTAATAATACTGCGGGAGTTACGCTTGCCAGCAGCATAACCAATAACTATAGTTTAGATTTTATCAATGGGAAACTAACATTGGGTACCAACGATTTAACGATCGGGCCTGGCGGAACTATTGCCAACGCTGCTGCCGCAAAATATGTGGTGACAAACAGCACCGGTCAGCTGAAGCGCACGGTAGGTAACGGTTCTGTTTTATTTCCGGTGGGAAATGCAGCCTATAATCCGATTACCTTTAATAATTCCGGTACTTCCGATCTCTATGGCGTTAGAGTAGTGGATGCGGCGCCTGCGGGAGCCAATCCTGCAAAAACCGTGAACAGACAATGGGTCACCACGGAAGATGTTGCAGGCGGCAGCAATCTGTCTGTGATGGCGCAATATAATATTGCTGAAATAGGAAATGGTTTTGCTGCTGCGAATAATCCTTTTATCGGAATTTACAACGGAACTTCATACAGCCAACAGGTTGCGGCCAATGTTACCACCTCGGATCCGGCAACCGCGACTTCTACAACCAACCTTACACCGACGGATTTAACGACAGGAACAAAATATTTTGCCATTGGGAAAGACAATGGACTTGTTTCTGTACCTACTAAATTCGTGATCAGTAACATTACGCCTGCTTCACCAGTCGCAGGATCGGGTTTCAGTGCCACAGTTACTGCGCAGGATGCCTATAATTCAGCTTCCCTTATTTCTTCGGCATCGTCTTTTAATTTAACGACCAACGGTAATGCCGGTGCTATCGCAGGTACCACAAGCGGAACCATCGCAGCAGGAAACAATTCAGTGGTGGTAAGCGGAATTATTTTGCCCAATCCGGGAACAAGTGTAACACTTACAGCAACCAATTCTTCGGGATTAACTTTAGCAAGTGGGACAAGCGCACCATTCACGGTTTTGGGAGTGGCGACAAAACTGAAATTCGTCAGTGTTCCTGGCACGGGAACGGTGGGAAGTAATTTAGCTTCATTCAAAGTAGAAGCACAAAGAGCAGATAATTCTGTAGATACTAATTTTACTGGAAGTGTAACAATAACTAAAACAACCGGACCGGGGAACATACTTGGAACTTTAACAAAAACCGCGGTTGCGGGTGTCGCGACCTTCAATGATATTCAGTTTGATGCACCGGGAACGTACACGATTACGACCACTTCGGGAAGTTTAGCTTCTGATACGAGTGGAAATATTGTGATTGCACCGAATCCGGCAAATGCTTTTTTCAGAAGTAATGCGACTGTAGGAAACTGGAATGTTCCAGGAAATTGGGAAAGTTCAAATGACGGAATCACGTGGAATAATGCGACTCTTTTTCCTACCTCGGCCGCGAATACGGTTACCATTCGAAATGAAAATACGATTACCATTGCTTCCGATGTCACATTAGATCAGTTAATTATCGAAGATAAGGGAACGCTATCTGTGAACGTTAACAGTGGAAAATTAAATATTAATGACGGAGTAGGAATTGATATTGATATAAAATCCGGTGGTGTTTTACAGGTGTTTTCTACAGCTTCAGCTTCAAACATTAGCTACTCAGAAAAAATCAAATTTATCTCTTCTGCATCTATGAATGTCAGTGGTAAAATTGTGGTCGGTAATGGCAACAATTTTATGGGAGGTCGTTATGGAGAGTTTGGCTATGCAAGCGCTGCACAAATCATTTGGAATAACAGTGCAGTTTTAGAGTGGAATACAGGTGGTAGTTCTCCTGAAGTTAGTGGTAAGGTTTATTTCCCCGATGTGCCTTCTACAACAGTTCCAGTTTTTAGGATTACTAAAAGTAATGCAGGGTTTAATGGGGACAGCAATCTTATTGTAAATGGAATATTTCAACTAAGTGGAACTGATGTTACTTTTGCCCAAAACGGATTACGAACATTCAGAAATGGTATTGTATGCTTCGGTACGTGTAAAATGAGTATAAGTGGCGTTTCAGGCGCATGGCAAATCGGGGATGGTACAGAACCTGTGTCTGCCGAGTTGGGTGGATCAACCGGTAATTTAACATTAACCAATTCAAATGGGATTACTCTTTTAAATAAGAGCAGTACCACCTTGACAAGCACAATTAAGATGGGAATCTCCACGAAATTTACGGTGGAAACGGGTGCCGTATTAAATTTTGGTTTTGACAGTAGTGGTAACGCATTGAACTTAGAACGCGCAGGTGTAGCAAATTTGACAGCTTTCGAAGCGAAATCAGGAAGTACTTTAAAAATTACCTCACCAGCTGGTATTTCTAATGTTGCAGGTGACTATACAGGGAATGTTCAAGTTGGTTCTACGGCGGAAAATAGAATTTTTTCACCAGATGCAACTTTCCATTATATTGGGAAAGCCAATGCAGCTCAAGTTAGCCTAAATGGGGTTGATCAAATCTCCGGCAATGGGTTGCCAAGTGGTGCCTCAGACAAAAATATAATTATCGACTTGGACACAACGAATCCAGCTCAAGATAATGTATCTTTTAAAGCCATTGGTATTTATAAATTCACCAGTGCGGGTTTACTCAAAATAATAAAAGGAAAAGTTATTGATGAAATTGGTAATGGTTTTGCAGATGGCGCTTTTGCAGATGGTAATCTGACAATGACCGGTGGAAGATACAGGATATCGCGTGCTGGACTACAACCAAGTTTAGGAGGAATTTATGATCTTACAGGCGGTGTTATAGAATTGGCAACATCTAGTACTGGAATTCAAATCAGAACAGGTGCGTTATCTAATCTTAAAGAATATTATAAGATCGAAGCTTCGGGAATGAACATAGAACCAAGCGGAAAAAATCTACTGGTCAATCACACAACTACCGTTACCAACACAGGCATTCTCACCATTCCCGCGTCGCCCGACAATAGTTCTCCAAATGTGGTTACGTCTAAAAGAGGAGTGACGATCCTTGGAAATGGAATCCTTAGTCTGGAGAACAACGCCCAGCTCATGCAGGATGAAGATGCTGTGAACACCGGTAATATCACCGCCAGGCGCACTGCTACTATCCCCATAAGTACCTTTAACCAATATGCGTACTGGAGTTCACCTGTGAACTCGCAAAATTTCAGAGATATTTTTCCCGCTTATCCTACGACCGCTCTTTACTATAATGAGAGTAATGATAAATTTTATACTTCATCTGGGGTCTATATTGCAGGACGGGGATTGGCAGTAAGAAATCCGATTATTGCGACGGGTACCGCAACTAATTTAAGCGCCTTATTTACCGGCGTTCCTTTCGTGGGCAATCTGCCTTATAATTTGGCTTTTACCGACAGTTCTCACGGATATAATCTGGTTGGAAATCCGTATCCTTCCAATCTGGATTTGGATTTACTTTATTCAAATTCAACGGATATAGAATCTACCTTCCGGTTTTGGGATAATACCTCTAATGTGCAGCAGTCTCAACTTGGATCCGGATATCAGGGATATAGTTATGCAATATATAACGCCGCTTCAGGTACAGGACTTCCTTCGCCGGGAACGGGGGTCGGAGCAACCAATAATGTGGGGAAAGTGCCAAACAATATAGTAAAGGTCGGTCAAGGTTTTCTAACAAGAGCTAAAACCAATGTCGCAAAACTCAATTTTAAGAATGATCAACGTATTACCGCACAAACTAAAGCGCAGTTTTTTGGAAAAAACAGTGCCGACAGTATTCGCGATCGCTATTTAATAGAATTGGTAACTCCTGCGAATTTAGTAATTAGCAATGCCGTAGTTTATTTCGGAAACGGCAACAATGATCTTGCTGCCGACGATTCAAAACTGGTTTCCGGCATGTCCGATGCGCTGTTCACCAACGCAGGAGATGAAAAAGTAGTGATCAACGGCAGAAACACCTTCCAGGACAATGATGTGCTTGAAGTTGGAAACCGCTATTTCGCGGATGGAGTTTACCAGATCCGTCTGGGAACTACAGAAGGTACCTTTGCCAACGGACAGCATATTTACCTTAAGGATAAACAGACCGGAACAGTGACCGACCTGAGTGAGGGTAATTACACTTTCATGGCTAATGCGGGGGTAAGCACAGGCAGGTTCGAAATCATATACCGTCCCGAAACGGTTTTGGCAACAGACGGTAATAATGTAGAAAATCTCGTTGTGTACAGAGATGGAAATAATTTTGTTGTGAAAGCAACGGATGCCAAAATCGACGCGATCGACATCTATGACGCTGTAGGCAGACTCATACGCCGCCTAGAACCGCGAAGCACGACCGCTCTAATAGACGCCAGCACATTTGTCAACGGCTCATATATCCTTAAAATTGATCAGGGTAACCTGAGCACAGTGAAAAAAATCCTTAAATAA
- a CDS encoding 4-keto.6-deoxy-N-Acetyl-D-hexosaminyl-(Lipid carrier) aminotransferase, producing the protein MKSSKIWLSSPHMGGNELKYIHDAFDTNWIAPLGPNVNGFEQDIQNFLGEDVYVAALSSGTAAIHLSLVLLDVKPGDYVICQSLTFSASANPIVYVGAKPIFVDSEKDTWNLCPNAVEDAIKFGISKGKKPKAIIAVSLYGMPYKADELQEISLRYGVPVIEDSAEALGSTYKGRKSGTFGDLAILSFNGNKIITTSGGGALVLKDQAFKKKAVFLSTQAKDDAPHYEHTKIGYNYRMSNVCAGIGRGQMEVLPLRVEKRREHHAFYKNLFKDQPQYTVHSEPSEDFYSNHWLSVITVKNEGGINNDWLRKKALKENIETRPIWKPMHMQPVFKNAEYFGGTFAEQCFRTGLCLPSGSNLTDEEMNRISDFFADVFSVSVVG; encoded by the coding sequence ATGAAGAGCAGCAAAATCTGGCTTTCGTCACCACATATGGGTGGTAATGAATTAAAATACATCCATGACGCCTTCGACACCAATTGGATCGCTCCGCTGGGTCCTAATGTAAACGGTTTCGAACAGGATATTCAAAATTTTCTCGGCGAGGACGTATATGTTGCAGCTTTAAGTTCCGGGACTGCCGCAATTCACCTGTCGCTGGTTCTGCTTGATGTGAAACCCGGAGATTATGTAATATGCCAGTCACTCACTTTTTCTGCATCGGCCAACCCTATCGTATACGTAGGTGCTAAACCCATTTTTGTAGACAGTGAAAAAGATACCTGGAATTTATGTCCCAATGCCGTAGAAGATGCCATTAAATTTGGTATTTCAAAAGGTAAAAAACCGAAAGCGATTATCGCTGTATCTCTTTACGGCATGCCGTATAAAGCAGATGAACTGCAGGAAATTTCTTTACGCTATGGTGTACCGGTGATTGAGGACAGTGCTGAAGCACTCGGCAGTACGTACAAAGGCCGAAAAAGCGGAACTTTTGGTGACCTTGCGATTCTGAGTTTTAACGGTAATAAAATCATCACGACGTCGGGTGGTGGTGCCCTCGTGCTGAAAGATCAAGCTTTCAAGAAGAAAGCGGTGTTTCTTTCTACCCAGGCCAAGGATGACGCGCCTCATTACGAGCACACCAAAATTGGGTATAATTACCGCATGAGTAATGTCTGCGCCGGGATCGGACGCGGACAAATGGAAGTGCTTCCGCTTAGGGTTGAAAAAAGAAGAGAGCATCATGCGTTCTATAAAAATCTTTTCAAAGATCAGCCGCAGTATACTGTGCACAGTGAACCTAGTGAAGATTTTTATTCAAATCACTGGCTGAGTGTGATCACGGTGAAGAACGAGGGAGGCATTAACAACGATTGGCTGCGCAAGAAAGCACTTAAAGAAAATATTGAAACAAGACCCATCTGGAAGCCAATGCATATGCAGCCTGTATTTAAAAATGCAGAATACTTCGGTGGGACATTCGCGGAACAATGTTTCAGGACAGGTCTCTGTCTTCCGTCCGGCTCCAACCTTACAGATGAGGAAATGAATCGCATTTCAGATTTCTTTGCCGACGTTTTCAGTGTTTCCGTTGTTGGCTAA